The following are from one region of the Paracoccus sp. S3-43 genome:
- a CDS encoding cysteine synthase A — protein MRICPDLADMIGNTPLIRLRQASEATGCEILGKAEFLNPGQSVKDRAALYIIRDAVARGELRPGGTIVEGTAGNTGIGLALVGASMGFKSVIVIPETQSQEKKDMLRLAGATLVEVPAQPYKNPNNYVRYSGRLAEALARTEPNGAIWANQFDNVANRQAHLETTGPEIWDQTNSRVDGFICAVGSGGTLAGVAMALQPRGVKMGLADPEGAALHSFYTTGEFDAPGSSITEGIGQGRITANLEGFTPDYSYRIPDHEALPVVFDLLEHEGLCLGGSSGINVAGAIRMAHDMGPGHTIVTILCDFGNRYQTKLFNPDFLRAKGLPVPGWMTRAAPDIPEVYEG, from the coding sequence ATGCGAATTTGCCCTGATCTTGCCGACATGATCGGCAACACGCCCCTGATCCGCCTGCGCCAGGCCAGCGAGGCGACGGGATGCGAGATCCTGGGCAAGGCCGAATTCCTGAATCCCGGCCAGTCGGTCAAGGACCGCGCGGCGCTGTACATCATCCGCGACGCGGTGGCGCGGGGCGAGTTGCGTCCCGGCGGCACCATCGTCGAGGGCACGGCGGGCAATACCGGGATCGGGCTGGCGCTTGTCGGCGCCTCGATGGGGTTCAAGTCGGTGATCGTGATCCCCGAAACCCAGAGCCAGGAAAAAAAGGACATGCTGCGCCTTGCGGGCGCGACATTGGTCGAGGTCCCGGCCCAGCCCTACAAGAACCCCAACAACTATGTCCGCTACTCCGGCCGCCTGGCCGAGGCTCTGGCGCGCACCGAACCCAATGGCGCGATCTGGGCCAACCAGTTCGACAACGTCGCCAACCGCCAGGCGCATCTGGAAACCACCGGACCCGAGATCTGGGACCAGACGAATAGCAGGGTGGACGGCTTCATCTGCGCGGTCGGGTCGGGCGGCACGCTGGCGGGCGTGGCGATGGCCTTGCAGCCCAGGGGCGTGAAGATGGGGCTGGCCGATCCCGAAGGCGCGGCGCTGCATTCGTTCTATACCACCGGCGAATTCGATGCGCCGGGCAGTTCGATCACCGAAGGCATCGGCCAGGGGCGCATCACCGCGAACCTGGAAGGCTTCACCCCCGATTACAGCTATCGCATCCCCGATCACGAGGCGCTGCCCGTGGTCTTCGACCTGCTGGAACACGAAGGGCTGTGCCTGGGCGGATCCTCGGGCATCAACGTCGCGGGCGCGATCCGCATGGCGCACGACATGGGGCCGGGCCACACCATCGTCACGATCCTGTGCGATTTCGGCAACCGCTATCAGACCAAGCTGTTCAACCCCGACTTCCTGCGCGCCAAGGGCCTGCCCGTGCCCGGCTGGATGACGCGCGCAGCCCCCGACATTCCCGAAGTCTACGAAGGCTGA
- a CDS encoding AI-2E family transporter gives MTPSSEDVLRQRLQTGFLGIIAFSLILFLLFQARFVLICLAIAIILFSLTSDAIHGISTRLKVPNWLATTLALIGITLGLIWLSTTIMTQVNEVVGRAIAYTESVQIALTALIERFGPEAQTRLMAAMTEFNITGWLRSLAGQASGLLSGSLLVILFVGFMFAERTWLPVKVERLTGDPAQAVRIRQITASIMRRVNRYLVVKTVVSALTGVAVWLIFALGRLELAGAVAWLTFVLNFIPNIGSVIAWAITVALAFVLTGDPSMTIIVGIVCLLVHFVLGNIVDPMLTGQTLQLSSFGIILSLAFWGAIWGIAGAFLAVPIMVAVMIVCWHIPWLRPVAVLLSREGLADTDMAGR, from the coding sequence GTGACCCCATCCAGCGAAGACGTGCTGCGCCAAAGGCTCCAGACCGGGTTCCTGGGCATCATCGCCTTTTCGCTGATCCTGTTTTTGCTGTTCCAGGCGCGGTTCGTGCTGATCTGCCTGGCGATCGCGATCATCCTGTTCTCGCTGACCTCGGACGCGATCCACGGGATTTCCACGCGGCTGAAGGTGCCGAACTGGCTGGCGACGACGCTGGCCCTGATCGGCATCACCCTGGGCCTGATCTGGCTGTCCACCACCATCATGACCCAGGTGAACGAGGTCGTGGGCCGCGCCATCGCCTATACCGAATCCGTCCAGATCGCCCTGACCGCGCTGATCGAACGCTTCGGCCCCGAGGCGCAGACCCGGCTGATGGCCGCGATGACGGAATTCAACATCACCGGCTGGCTGCGGTCCCTGGCGGGCCAGGCGTCGGGGCTGCTGTCGGGCAGCCTGCTGGTGATCCTGTTCGTGGGCTTCATGTTCGCCGAACGGACTTGGCTGCCCGTCAAGGTCGAGCGGCTGACCGGCGATCCGGCCCAGGCCGTGCGAATCCGGCAGATCACGGCGTCGATCATGCGGCGGGTGAACCGCTATCTGGTGGTCAAGACCGTGGTCAGCGCCCTGACGGGGGTGGCGGTCTGGCTGATCTTCGCCCTGGGACGGCTGGAACTGGCCGGGGCGGTGGCCTGGCTGACCTTCGTGCTGAACTTCATTCCCAATATCGGCTCGGTCATCGCCTGGGCGATCACCGTGGCCCTGGCCTTCGTGCTGACCGGCGACCCGTCCATGACGATCATCGTCGGCATCGTCTGCCTGCTGGTGCATTTCGTGCTGGGAAACATCGTCGATCCGATGCTGACCGGACAGACGCTGCAACTGTCCAGCTTCGGCATCATCCTGTCGCTGGCCTTCTGGGGCGCGATCTGGGGCATCGCCGGGGCGTTCCTGGCGGTGCCGATCATGGTGGCGGTGATGATCGTCTGCTGGCACATCCCCTGGCTGCGCCCGGTCGCGGTGCTGTTGTCGCGCGAGGGGCTGGCCGATACGGACATGGCAGGCCGCTGA
- a CDS encoding DNA methyltransferase, which translates to MTTRTDRIQRRLDLRPAMDPDDVLSCFVGPCALEDDQFPFEAISDVAEVESWRKEINRPVYHIHKWWAQRLGTVFRAIALGALTPFGTDILSAFYRPVRVKDLTVFDPFMGSGTTIGEAAKLGARAIGRDINPVAHFLVRNALAFHDRDAVLRTFRDIERDVADQIRTHYKTTLPDGTEGEVLYYFWVKQVDCPECAEQVDLFSSRVFAKHAYASRYPEAKAVCPSCGEINSVRYDSTHAACVSCAVEFNPQNGPASGQKATCPSCDHGFPIAKTIREKNAPPAHRLYAKLVLMPDGTKTYAAATDEDRKAYEFAERVLEARSNAYPVVGIEPGYNTNQALGYNYRYWHEMFNARQLLCLSILAERIRAIPEPVLRELFACLFSGALEFNNLFTSYKGEGTGAVRHMFAHHILKPERVPLEANVWGTPKSSGSFMTMFEGRIRRALDYADDPFELRLQGTQGQKKTTEKVYGLSERLGFDIAEDFQSFKDGKRVYLSCGDSSVTDIEDGAVDAIITDPPFFDNVHYSQLADFFHVWQRFILGEAGTRATNTTRSPAEVQNADVSAFTERLGAVWAECHRVLADDGVLAFTYHHSRSEGWSSVLHALMQAGFGISAAFPIKAEMSVAMPKHQAKEPIDLDIVLVCRKRSALKQHHWNGDLWGTVRPKAASQVARLRRAGRKLSRNDVRIIIMAQLIRQLSRSHSQEAALSLLEVSSPEIEATIESLHEINNNNSVGGLS; encoded by the coding sequence ATGACGACCAGAACAGACAGGATACAACGACGCCTTGATCTCCGACCAGCCATGGATCCCGATGATGTACTCTCGTGCTTTGTTGGCCCATGCGCACTTGAAGATGATCAATTCCCTTTCGAGGCCATCAGCGATGTTGCCGAAGTCGAGAGCTGGCGGAAGGAGATAAACCGGCCCGTCTACCACATCCATAAATGGTGGGCTCAGCGGCTTGGCACGGTGTTTCGCGCGATTGCGCTTGGAGCATTGACGCCATTCGGCACCGATATCCTGAGCGCGTTCTACCGCCCGGTGCGGGTGAAGGACCTGACCGTCTTCGATCCCTTCATGGGCAGTGGCACGACTATCGGTGAGGCTGCGAAACTGGGCGCGCGCGCTATCGGCCGCGACATCAATCCCGTCGCGCATTTTCTTGTGAGAAATGCTCTTGCGTTCCATGACCGCGATGCGGTGCTGCGCACGTTCCGAGACATTGAGCGCGACGTTGCCGATCAAATCCGCACCCACTACAAGACGACCCTGCCGGACGGAACCGAAGGCGAGGTGCTGTACTATTTCTGGGTCAAGCAGGTTGATTGTCCGGAGTGCGCAGAACAGGTTGATCTCTTCTCATCGCGGGTGTTCGCCAAACATGCGTATGCGAGTAGGTATCCGGAAGCAAAAGCAGTTTGTCCGTCCTGCGGTGAAATCAATTCGGTGCGGTACGATTCAACCCATGCCGCATGCGTGAGTTGCGCTGTGGAATTCAACCCTCAGAATGGACCGGCCAGCGGACAGAAAGCGACGTGTCCCAGCTGCGATCATGGCTTTCCCATTGCCAAGACAATTCGCGAAAAAAACGCACCGCCAGCCCACCGGCTTTACGCAAAACTTGTCCTGATGCCGGACGGCACCAAGACCTACGCCGCCGCCACTGACGAAGACCGCAAAGCCTACGAGTTTGCTGAGAGGGTGCTTGAGGCCAGGTCAAACGCCTATCCGGTGGTAGGGATCGAACCCGGTTACAACACCAATCAGGCTCTCGGATACAACTACCGCTACTGGCACGAGATGTTCAATGCGCGCCAGCTTCTCTGCCTGTCAATCCTAGCCGAGCGCATCCGTGCCATACCCGAGCCCGTGTTGCGCGAGCTTTTCGCGTGCCTGTTCTCTGGCGCGCTCGAATTCAATAACCTCTTCACATCCTACAAGGGTGAGGGCACCGGTGCCGTGCGCCACATGTTCGCCCATCACATCCTGAAGCCCGAGCGCGTTCCGCTGGAAGCGAATGTCTGGGGCACACCGAAAAGCTCCGGTTCCTTCATGACCATGTTTGAAGGGCGGATACGCCGCGCGCTGGATTATGCCGACGATCCCTTCGAGCTGCGCCTCCAAGGCACGCAGGGCCAGAAGAAGACGACTGAAAAGGTCTATGGTCTATCCGAGCGCCTCGGCTTTGACATCGCCGAAGACTTCCAGTCCTTCAAGGACGGAAAGCGCGTCTACCTGTCGTGCGGCGATTCCAGCGTCACCGACATCGAAGACGGCGCTGTTGATGCGATCATCACTGATCCGCCGTTCTTCGACAACGTGCACTACTCACAGCTTGCAGACTTTTTCCACGTCTGGCAGCGATTTATTCTTGGTGAGGCAGGCACACGGGCTACCAACACGACCCGCTCACCAGCCGAGGTCCAGAACGCCGATGTTTCGGCCTTCACCGAGCGCCTGGGGGCGGTTTGGGCCGAGTGTCACCGCGTTCTCGCAGACGATGGTGTGCTGGCCTTCACCTATCATCATTCGCGCTCCGAGGGCTGGAGCTCCGTGCTGCATGCGCTCATGCAAGCGGGCTTTGGTATCAGCGCAGCGTTCCCGATCAAGGCCGAGATGTCGGTGGCCATGCCCAAGCATCAGGCCAAGGAGCCTATCGACCTTGATATCGTACTGGTCTGCCGCAAGCGTTCCGCCCTGAAACAACACCACTGGAATGGTGATCTCTGGGGCACGGTCCGCCCGAAGGCCGCAAGCCAGGTTGCCCGTCTTCGCCGGGCGGGACGAAAACTCAGCCGCAATGATGTGCGCATCATTATCATGGCTCAGCTCATCCGGCAGCTTTCCCGGTCGCACAGTCAGGAAGCCGCCTTGTCTCTGCTTGAAGTCAGCAGCCCTGAAATCGAGGCTACCATCGAAAGCCTTCATGAAATCAATAACAATAATTCTGTCGGAGGTCTTTCATGA
- a CDS encoding NUDIX domain-containing protein produces the protein MNAPVLLVGILAEAAMLEALGLSGVPDVLPGVLAGGARAGIDRDGWPRLLPGQGTVAALRVTPNAALIRYAEVMGLTVRDGILGLGEGEAEGPAQVPLAVAIARHILDAPRDRAADSIAARLPMIGVAAASELRGAGSAPSGAPLVDLRGPQDVQVITRDEAFAGYFAVQICHLRHRTHAGGMTPALRREVFVAGDAVVVLPWDPVRDRVLLIEQFRIAPLLRHDPQPWLLEPVAGRVDAGETVEDAARREAREEADLALTRLFPAIHHYPSPGTLVEYQYLFVGIADLPDGIEGVHGLESEAEDIRGHLIPRADLTRMVLTGQVANGPLAMIALWLELRQGAIRAELGLA, from the coding sequence GTGAACGCCCCGGTCCTGCTGGTCGGCATCCTGGCCGAAGCCGCGATGCTGGAGGCATTGGGCCTGTCGGGGGTGCCGGACGTCCTGCCCGGCGTCCTGGCGGGCGGGGCGCGGGCGGGGATCGACCGGGACGGATGGCCCAGGCTGCTGCCGGGACAGGGGACCGTCGCGGCCCTCCGGGTGACGCCGAACGCGGCGCTGATCCGCTATGCCGAGGTGATGGGGCTGACGGTGCGGGACGGGATCCTGGGTCTGGGCGAGGGAGAGGCCGAAGGTCCGGCGCAGGTGCCGCTGGCCGTCGCCATCGCCCGGCATATCCTGGACGCGCCCCGGGACCGGGCGGCGGACTCCATCGCCGCGCGCCTGCCGATGATCGGGGTGGCGGCGGCGTCGGAGCTGCGTGGCGCGGGCAGCGCGCCGTCGGGCGCCCCGCTGGTGGATCTGCGCGGGCCTCAGGATGTGCAGGTCATCACGCGCGACGAAGCCTTCGCGGGCTATTTCGCCGTCCAGATCTGCCACCTGCGCCACCGCACCCATGCGGGCGGCATGACGCCCGCCCTGCGGCGAGAGGTCTTCGTGGCCGGCGATGCGGTCGTCGTCCTGCCCTGGGATCCGGTCCGCGACCGGGTGCTGCTGATCGAACAGTTCCGCATCGCGCCGCTGCTGCGCCACGATCCGCAGCCCTGGCTGCTGGAGCCGGTGGCGGGCCGCGTCGATGCGGGAGAAACGGTCGAGGATGCGGCCCGTCGCGAGGCGCGCGAGGAGGCGGACCTGGCCCTGACGCGGCTGTTTCCGGCCATCCACCATTATCCCAGCCCCGGCACGCTTGTCGAATACCAGTATCTGTTCGTGGGCATCGCCGACCTGCCCGACGGGATCGAGGGCGTGCATGGCCTGGAAAGCGAGGCCGAGGATATTCGCGGCCACCTGATCCCCCGTGCCGACTTGACGCGGATGGTTCTGACGGGGCAGGTGGCGAACGGCCCGCTGGCGATGATCGCCCTGTGGCTGGAATTGCGGCAGGGGGCGATCCGCGCGGAACTGGGTCTTGCCTGA
- a CDS encoding DUF3772 domain-containing protein — MIRAFLAVLLTVLSLCLSPAWSQDAALPDYDRWDRVATQAEQLTTSPDTATAQLESIRADIVDWRGRFQAAQGVNGEAIARLETQIAALGPAPAEGATEAEDVAARRADLQKQLSEMQAPRLAAVEAFSRADAIVRQIDSSLGKRAASQMVQQSTSPLVPANWIIAASETTRLVGGIAENTAQRIAERATWPELMPRLPYVLGYLVTAILLLTLGRRWVETLPRRISARTSAYSRAAVSFVVSLLQIALPMGGVYLLINALTATGIFGPWTRPFLEALPGAGVILFGSSWLARQLFPNQSINYDTINMDPQDRSRARWLVHAIAAVFAVHYVASHAFLPLSGLIERSSSLQRIPLDFAEGAAVVYNFVLIVLAAALLFKLGNILRRLKPWADKASSAYRHRVLAFAGVLTRPIALAAVGVTAAGLVNLGNVAVWPWAQTLALLGLLVLLQDFIADVFDMLKRGQEGAREGLAPLLIGFALIVLSVPVFMLIWGASINDLAEYWVRFRQGVTLGGVRLSPGAVLMFIVVFAIGYSITRGVQGAMRTSVLPKTKLDAGGQNAVVSGIGYVGIVLAAMLAISSAGIDLSSFAIVAGALSVGIGFGLQNIVSNFVSGIILLIERPVSVGDWISAGGQQGIVKRISVRSTQVETFDKQQVIVPNSDLISQPVTNWTRQSKTGRIIIPIGVSYGSDTRAVHRILTEIIEDQPLVTIDPAPLVLFRGITVDSLNFEIRAVISDIGSGLGVTSEVYHQIVERFLHEGIGMPFTTRDVWKGGDLPQPDDQHATTPTPARATQPDLPDDGK, encoded by the coding sequence ATGATCCGCGCGTTTCTGGCTGTCTTGCTGACGGTCCTGTCCCTGTGCCTGTCCCCCGCCTGGTCGCAGGACGCCGCCCTGCCGGATTACGACCGCTGGGACCGGGTCGCCACCCAGGCCGAGCAGTTGACGACCAGCCCGGACACCGCGACGGCCCAGCTTGAATCCATCCGCGCCGACATCGTGGACTGGCGCGGCCGGTTCCAGGCGGCGCAGGGCGTCAACGGCGAGGCCATCGCCCGGCTGGAAACCCAGATCGCCGCTCTTGGCCCGGCCCCCGCCGAGGGCGCGACCGAGGCCGAGGATGTCGCCGCCCGCCGCGCCGACCTGCAAAAGCAGCTGTCCGAAATGCAGGCCCCGCGCCTGGCCGCGGTCGAGGCGTTCAGCCGCGCCGACGCCATCGTCCGCCAGATCGACAGCAGTCTGGGCAAGCGGGCGGCAAGCCAGATGGTCCAGCAATCGACCTCGCCGCTGGTCCCGGCGAACTGGATCATCGCGGCCTCCGAAACCACCCGGCTGGTCGGCGGCATCGCCGAGAATACCGCGCAGCGCATCGCCGAACGGGCGACCTGGCCGGAACTGATGCCGCGCCTGCCCTATGTGCTGGGCTATCTGGTCACGGCCATCCTGCTTCTGACGCTGGGGCGGCGGTGGGTCGAGACGCTGCCCCGCCGGATTTCGGCGCGGACATCGGCCTATTCCCGCGCCGCCGTGTCCTTCGTGGTGTCGCTGTTGCAGATCGCGCTGCCAATGGGCGGGGTCTATCTGCTGATCAACGCGCTGACCGCCACCGGCATCTTCGGCCCCTGGACGCGCCCCTTCCTCGAGGCGCTTCCGGGCGCGGGCGTGATCCTGTTCGGATCGTCCTGGCTGGCGCGGCAACTGTTCCCGAACCAGTCGATCAATTACGACACCATCAACATGGATCCCCAGGACCGGTCGCGGGCGCGGTGGCTGGTCCATGCCATCGCCGCGGTCTTTGCGGTCCATTACGTCGCCTCGCACGCGTTCCTGCCGCTGTCCGGCCTGATCGAGCGCAGCAGCAGCCTGCAACGCATCCCGCTGGATTTCGCCGAGGGCGCGGCGGTCGTCTATAACTTCGTGCTGATCGTGCTGGCGGCGGCCCTGCTGTTCAAGCTGGGCAATATCCTGCGCCGCCTGAAACCCTGGGCCGACAAGGCCAGCAGCGCCTATCGCCATCGCGTCCTGGCCTTCGCCGGGGTGCTGACGCGCCCGATCGCCCTCGCGGCGGTGGGCGTGACGGCCGCCGGCCTTGTCAACCTGGGCAACGTGGCGGTCTGGCCTTGGGCGCAGACCCTGGCCCTGCTGGGCCTTCTGGTGCTGCTGCAAGACTTCATCGCCGACGTGTTCGACATGCTGAAACGCGGCCAGGAAGGCGCGCGCGAAGGGCTGGCGCCGCTGCTGATCGGATTTGCGCTGATCGTGCTGTCGGTCCCGGTTTTCATGCTGATCTGGGGCGCGTCGATCAACGACCTGGCCGAATACTGGGTCCGCTTCCGCCAGGGCGTGACGCTGGGCGGGGTCAGGCTGTCGCCCGGCGCGGTGCTGATGTTCATCGTGGTCTTCGCCATCGGCTATTCGATCACGCGCGGCGTCCAGGGGGCGATGCGCACCTCGGTTCTGCCCAAGACGAAGCTGGACGCGGGCGGGCAGAACGCGGTGGTTTCGGGCATCGGCTATGTCGGGATCGTGCTGGCGGCGATGCTGGCGATCTCCTCGGCCGGGATCGACCTGTCATCCTTTGCCATCGTCGCCGGCGCCCTGTCGGTCGGCATCGGTTTCGGCCTGCAAAACATCGTCTCGAACTTCGTGTCCGGCATCATCCTGCTGATCGAGCGCCCGGTCAGCGTGGGCGACTGGATCAGCGCGGGCGGCCAGCAGGGCATCGTCAAGCGCATCTCGGTCCGGTCGACCCAGGTCGAGACCTTCGACAAGCAGCAGGTGATCGTCCCCAACAGCGACCTGATCAGCCAGCCGGTGACGAACTGGACCCGGCAGAGCAAGACCGGCCGGATCATCATCCCCATCGGCGTCAGCTATGGATCGGACACCCGCGCGGTCCATCGGATCCTGACGGAGATCATCGAGGATCAGCCGCTTGTCACCATCGACCCCGCGCCCCTCGTCCTGTTCCGCGGCATCACCGTCGATTCGCTGAACTTCGAGATCCGGGCCGTCATCTCGGACATCGGATCCGGGCTGGGCGTCACCTCCGAAGTGTATCACCAGATCGTCGAACGCTTCCTGCACGAAGGGATCGGGATGCCCTTCACGACCCGCGATGTCTGGAAAGGCGGCGACCTGCCGCAGCCCGACGATCAGCACGCAACGACGCCGACCCCGGCGCGCGCGACGCAGCCCGACCTGCCCGACGACGGAAAGTGA
- the gyrA gene encoding DNA gyrase subunit A, whose amino-acid sequence MPHDGPVIDISAEMRTSYLDYAMSVIVSRAIPDLRDGLKPVHRRILYAMDESGNTPDKAYRKSARPVGDVMGKYHPHGDAAIYDALVRMAQDFSMSLPLLDGQGNFGSMDGDPPAAMRYTEVRMDKPANFLLMDIDKDTVDFQDNYDGKDREPTVLPARFPNMLVNGAGGIAVGMATNIPPHNLGEVIDATLELIDNPDLPTERILEIIPGPDFPTGALILGRSGARKAYLEGRGSVIIRARTHIEELRKDRWAIVVDEVPYQVNKASLIERIAELAKEKRVEGIASVQDESDRQGVRVVVELKRDATPDVVLNQLFRFTALQTSFGCNMLALNGGRPEQLTLRDFLTHFISFREEVVARRTAYELRKARERSHVLCGLAVAVSNVDEVVATIRSSADAAEARERLMERRWPAHDILEYLRLIDDPLHPVNEDGTYNLSETQARAILDLRLQRLTQLGVKEVTDELASLAESIRDYLAILASRDRIMAIISDELHEVRELFAVPRRTEITEWSGDMLDEDLIEREDMVVTITSGGYIKRTALAEFRAQRRGGKGLSGMATKEDDVVTTLFVANTHTELLFFTTDGMVYRLKTWRLPLGGRTAKGKAIVNILPIEPGVSIAALMPVDAPESEWDGYQAIFATSDGDVRRNALSDFTSVRTNGKIAMKLPQGVELVGVRMATEGDDVMLVTALGRAIRFPTTDVRVFKGRDSTGVRGIRLAKGDRVVSMSVIRHFEADPAERAAYLKMRRAVAGALDDGAEADDDEEAVAEAAITQERYAEMSAAEDLILTITVGGAGKISSSHDYPVRGRGGQGVMAMDKAMRGGALVASFPVEMDDQIMLATSTGQSIRVPVDGISFRSRSAGGVRVFSTALGEEVVSVARIAEQGDGDAVDTPET is encoded by the coding sequence ATGCCCCATGACGGCCCGGTGATCGACATCAGCGCCGAGATGCGGACATCCTATCTGGATTACGCCATGTCGGTCATCGTCAGCCGCGCGATTCCCGACCTGCGCGACGGGTTGAAACCGGTCCACCGCCGCATCCTCTATGCGATGGACGAAAGCGGCAACACGCCCGACAAGGCCTATCGCAAATCCGCGCGCCCCGTGGGCGACGTGATGGGCAAGTATCACCCCCATGGCGACGCGGCGATCTATGACGCGCTTGTCCGCATGGCGCAGGATTTTTCCATGTCGCTGCCGCTGCTGGACGGCCAGGGCAACTTCGGGTCGATGGACGGCGATCCCCCCGCCGCCATGCGCTATACCGAGGTTCGCATGGACAAGCCCGCGAACTTCCTGCTGATGGACATCGACAAGGATACGGTCGATTTCCAGGACAACTATGACGGCAAGGACCGCGAGCCGACCGTCCTGCCCGCGCGCTTTCCGAACATGCTGGTCAACGGCGCGGGCGGCATCGCCGTGGGCATGGCGACCAACATCCCGCCCCACAACCTGGGCGAGGTGATCGACGCCACGCTGGAACTGATCGACAATCCCGACCTGCCCACCGAACGCATCCTGGAGATCATCCCCGGCCCGGACTTTCCGACCGGGGCGCTGATCCTGGGTCGGTCGGGCGCGCGCAAGGCATATCTGGAAGGGCGCGGCAGCGTCATCATCCGCGCCAGGACGCATATCGAGGAATTGCGCAAGGACCGCTGGGCCATCGTCGTGGACGAGGTGCCTTATCAGGTGAACAAGGCCAGCCTGATCGAACGCATTGCCGAGCTTGCCAAGGAAAAGCGGGTCGAGGGGATCGCCTCGGTCCAGGACGAATCCGACCGGCAGGGGGTCCGCGTGGTGGTCGAACTGAAACGCGACGCCACGCCCGACGTGGTGCTGAACCAGCTGTTCCGCTTCACGGCGCTGCAAACCAGCTTCGGCTGCAACATGCTGGCGCTGAACGGCGGACGGCCGGAACAGCTGACGCTGCGCGACTTCCTGACCCATTTCATCAGCTTCCGCGAGGAAGTGGTCGCCCGCCGCACCGCCTATGAACTGCGCAAGGCCCGCGAACGCAGCCATGTGCTGTGCGGTCTGGCCGTGGCGGTCAGCAATGTCGATGAGGTCGTGGCGACGATCCGATCCTCGGCCGACGCCGCCGAGGCGCGCGAGCGGCTGATGGAACGCCGCTGGCCCGCCCATGACATCCTGGAATATCTGCGCCTGATCGACGATCCGCTGCATCCGGTGAACGAGGACGGCACCTATAACCTGTCCGAGACCCAGGCCCGCGCGATCCTGGACCTGCGCCTGCAACGCCTGACGCAGCTGGGCGTGAAGGAAGTCACCGACGAACTGGCCAGCCTGGCGGAATCGATCCGCGACTATCTGGCGATCCTCGCCTCGCGCGACCGGATCATGGCGATCATCAGCGACGAATTGCACGAGGTGCGCGAGCTGTTCGCCGTCCCCCGCCGGACCGAGATCACCGAATGGTCCGGCGACATGCTGGACGAGGATCTGATCGAGCGCGAGGACATGGTCGTCACCATCACCTCGGGCGGCTATATCAAGCGCACGGCCCTGGCGGAGTTCCGCGCGCAACGGCGCGGCGGCAAGGGCCTGTCGGGGATGGCCACCAAGGAGGACGACGTGGTGACGACCCTGTTCGTCGCCAATACCCATACCGAACTGCTGTTCTTCACCACCGACGGCATGGTCTATCGGCTGAAGACCTGGCGGTTGCCGCTGGGCGGGCGGACCGCCAAGGGCAAGGCCATCGTCAACATCCTGCCGATCGAGCCGGGCGTGTCCATCGCCGCGCTGATGCCGGTCGATGCGCCGGAAAGCGAATGGGACGGCTATCAGGCGATCTTCGCGACCTCGGACGGGGATGTGCGCAGGAACGCGCTGTCGGATTTCACCAGCGTGCGGACCAACGGCAAGATCGCCATGAAGCTGCCCCAGGGCGTCGAACTGGTCGGCGTCCGCATGGCGACCGAGGGTGACGACGTGATGCTGGTCACGGCGCTTGGCCGGGCGATCCGCTTCCCCACCACCGATGTGCGCGTCTTCAAGGGCCGCGATTCGACCGGCGTGCGCGGCATCCGGCTGGCCAAGGGCGACCGCGTGGTCAGCATGTCCGTCATCCGCCATTTCGAGGCCGATCCCGCCGAACGCGCCGCCTATCTGAAGATGCGCCGCGCGGTGGCCGGTGCGCTGGATGACGGCGCCGAGGCCGACGACGACGAGGAAGCCGTGGCCGAGGCCGCGATCACCCAGGAACGCTATGCCGAGATGTCGGCGGCCGAGGATCTGATCCTGACCATCACCGTGGGCGGCGCGGGCAAGATCAGCTCCAGCCACGATTACCCGGTGCGCGGGCGCGGCGGCCAGGGCGTGATGGCGATGGACAAGGCGATGCGCGGCGGCGCCTTGGTCGCCAGCTTCCCGGTAGAGATGGACGACCAGATCATGCTGGCGACCTCGACCGGGCAGTCGATCCGGGTGCCGGTCGACGGCATCAGCTTCCGCTCGCGCAGCGCGGGGGGCGTGCGGGTCTTCAGCACGGCCCTGGGCGAAGAGGTCGTCTCGGTCGCGCGGATCGCCGAACAGGGCGACGGCGACGCCGTTGATACCCCCGAAACCTGA